In Amaranthus tricolor cultivar Red isolate AtriRed21 chromosome 3, ASM2621246v1, whole genome shotgun sequence, a single window of DNA contains:
- the LOC130808742 gene encoding uncharacterized protein LOC130808742 isoform X1, whose translation MGSSKKRLKRIPESESEMGSEEEYGYVNEISEEEFEVSDYSDGVENEGESSDESEGREDEAEDGDRTLNEQQKDNEIQELEKEYRDLQTMEQSLIQNLKQHKDEDLVKGRAIKNQKALWDKTLEFRFLLQKPFSKSNKLPQGPIRSSFCEANEDIAVAYTDLIVSSRKAIESLVHLQEALVDNNPSIREETEAGSPFLKTFEDGEGKMDLDEEEWLRISQVQSRLAPFRNSSIDKWQRKADVHSGAAAKKVKLVAFNQNISEQVATYMRDPSKLIKSMQTRRETVGVFGAVAKQDGNNNEEGNNEGDPELLDDAEFYQQLLKEFFETIDPNSSESAFYALKRLQTKKRKVVDRRASKSRKIRYHVHEKIVNFMAPEPMELPPMAPKLFDNLFGLKTPKSTPVA comes from the exons atgggTTCATCTAAGAAGCGATTGAAGCGAATTCCCGAAAGTGAAAGTGAGATGGGTTCAGAAGAAGAGTATGGATATGTGAACGAG ATAAGTGAAGAGGAATTTGAGGTCTCTGATTATTCAGATGGTGTGGAAAATGAGGGTGAGAGTTCAGACGAGAGCGAAGGCAGAGAAGATGAAGCAGAGGATGGTGATAGAACGTTGAATGAGCAACAAAAGGACAATGAGATACAAGAACTTGAGAAAGAGTATAGGGATCTTCAAACCATGGAGCA GAGTTTGATACAAAATTTGAAGCAACACAAGGATGAAGATCTTGTAAAGGGGCGGGCTATTAAGAACCAGAAG GCTCTGTGGGATAAAACCCTTGAATTCAGGTTTTTGTTACAAAAGCCTTTTTCTAAATCTAATAAATTGCCACAG GGACCAATTCGATCTTCATTCTGTGAGGCAAATGAAGACATTGCTGTTGCATATACAGATCTCATTGTGTCATCTAGGAAGGCAATAGAGTCCCTTGTGCATTTACAAGAG GCTCTAGTTGACAATAATCCATCAATCCGAGAAGAAACAGAAG CAGGATCTCCATTTCTGAAAACTTTTGAGGATGGTGAAGGGAAAATGGATCTTGACGAGGAAGAATGGTTGCGAATTTCTCAAGTGCAATCAAG ACTAGCACCTTTCAGAAATTCTTCAATAGATAAATGGCAGAGAAAGGCTGATGTCCACAGTGGTGCTGCTGCAAAGAAAGTAAAATTGGTGGCCTTTAACCAG AATATAAGTGAACAAGTGGCTACATACATGAGAGATCCAAGTAAATTGATTAAGAGTATGCAAACAAGAAGAGAAACTGTGGGTGTATTTGGCGCT GTTGCTAAGCAAGATGGCAACAATAATGAAGAG GGAAACAATGAGGGTGACCCTGAGCTTCTGGATGACGCTGAGTTCTATCAACAATTGCTGAAGGAGTTCTTTGAGACAATCGACCCTAACTCTTCTG AGTCGGCATTCTATGCTTTGAAAAGACTACAAACGAAGAAAAGAAAAGTGGTAGATCGTCGAGCGTCCAAAAGCCGAAAAATCAG GTATCATGTTCATGAAAAGATTGTCAATTTCATGGCTCCTGAACCCATGGAGCTCCCTCCGATGGCTCCCAAGTTATTTGATAATTTGTTCGGGTTGAAGACTCCGAAATCTACGCCTGTTGCATAG
- the LOC130808911 gene encoding probable DNA-directed RNA polymerase III subunit rpc6, whose product MSARGSLGIKRKRPSSDSKELTPDERKHYDLIISKGDMGIWKGDIKRELNIANAKIIDNCVKSLLAKQLIKEVANVQAKAKKRLMAIEFEPSKELTGGVWYNQEGSIDDIMIETLKKVFKRVIETQKFATADGLRHKIGELEVVNFELNAEHVKEIVDCLVLENEIVRVKSSGTGEFASIPLNTECYKLKSQIEKSGTFTMIPCGVCPRISQCSPDGIISPITCEYYNKWLDF is encoded by the coding sequence ATGAGTGCAAGGGGAAGCTTGGGTATCAAGCGCAAGCGTCCAAGCTCAGATTCAAAGGAGCTAACACCCGATGAACGTAAACATTATGATCTGATTATAAGCAAAGGAGACATGGGTATATGGAAGGGAGACATAAAAAGAGAGTTGAACATTGCCAACGCAAAGATAATAGATAACTGTGTTAAGTCCCTTCTAGCAAAGCAATTGATCAAAGAGGTAGCCAATGTTCAAGCCAAAGCCAAAAAACGACTCATGGCTATAGAATTTGAGCCCTCGAAGGAGCTAACTGGTGGTGTGTGGTATAATCAAGAGGGGTCTATTGATGATATAATGATCGAGACCCTGAAGAAAGTCTTTAAAAGGGTAATCGAAACACAGAAATTTGCTACAGCTGATGGACTTCGCCATAAGATTGGAGAGTTAGAAGTGGTGAACTTCGAGTTGAACGCCGAGCATGTGAAAGAGATAGTTGACTGTTTGGTTTTAGAGAATGAGATTGTTAGAGTGAAGAGCAGTGGTACAGGGGAGTTTGCTTCTATTCCTTTGAACACCGAATGTTATAAGCTCAAATCACAAATCGAAAAATCAGGAACTTTCACTATGATACCTTGCGGTGTTTGCCCTCGTATCAGCCAGTGTTCTCCCGATGGCATTATCTCACCGATCACCTGTGAATACTACAATAAATGGTTGGATTTTTGA
- the LOC130808742 gene encoding uncharacterized protein LOC130808742 isoform X2: MGSSKKRLKRIPESESEMGSEEEYGYVNEISEEEFEVSDYSDGVENEGESSDESEGREDEAEDGDRTLNEQQKDNEIQELEKEYRDLQTMEQSLIQNLKQHKDEDLVKGRAIKNQKALWDKTLEFRFLLQKPFSKSNKLPQGPIRSSFCEANEDIAVAYTDLIVSSRKAIESLVHLQEALVDNNPSIREETEGSPFLKTFEDGEGKMDLDEEEWLRISQVQSRLAPFRNSSIDKWQRKADVHSGAAAKKVKLVAFNQNISEQVATYMRDPSKLIKSMQTRRETVGVFGAVAKQDGNNNEEGNNEGDPELLDDAEFYQQLLKEFFETIDPNSSESAFYALKRLQTKKRKVVDRRASKSRKIRYHVHEKIVNFMAPEPMELPPMAPKLFDNLFGLKTPKSTPVA; this comes from the exons atgggTTCATCTAAGAAGCGATTGAAGCGAATTCCCGAAAGTGAAAGTGAGATGGGTTCAGAAGAAGAGTATGGATATGTGAACGAG ATAAGTGAAGAGGAATTTGAGGTCTCTGATTATTCAGATGGTGTGGAAAATGAGGGTGAGAGTTCAGACGAGAGCGAAGGCAGAGAAGATGAAGCAGAGGATGGTGATAGAACGTTGAATGAGCAACAAAAGGACAATGAGATACAAGAACTTGAGAAAGAGTATAGGGATCTTCAAACCATGGAGCA GAGTTTGATACAAAATTTGAAGCAACACAAGGATGAAGATCTTGTAAAGGGGCGGGCTATTAAGAACCAGAAG GCTCTGTGGGATAAAACCCTTGAATTCAGGTTTTTGTTACAAAAGCCTTTTTCTAAATCTAATAAATTGCCACAG GGACCAATTCGATCTTCATTCTGTGAGGCAAATGAAGACATTGCTGTTGCATATACAGATCTCATTGTGTCATCTAGGAAGGCAATAGAGTCCCTTGTGCATTTACAAGAG GCTCTAGTTGACAATAATCCATCAATCCGAGAAGAAACAGAAG GATCTCCATTTCTGAAAACTTTTGAGGATGGTGAAGGGAAAATGGATCTTGACGAGGAAGAATGGTTGCGAATTTCTCAAGTGCAATCAAG ACTAGCACCTTTCAGAAATTCTTCAATAGATAAATGGCAGAGAAAGGCTGATGTCCACAGTGGTGCTGCTGCAAAGAAAGTAAAATTGGTGGCCTTTAACCAG AATATAAGTGAACAAGTGGCTACATACATGAGAGATCCAAGTAAATTGATTAAGAGTATGCAAACAAGAAGAGAAACTGTGGGTGTATTTGGCGCT GTTGCTAAGCAAGATGGCAACAATAATGAAGAG GGAAACAATGAGGGTGACCCTGAGCTTCTGGATGACGCTGAGTTCTATCAACAATTGCTGAAGGAGTTCTTTGAGACAATCGACCCTAACTCTTCTG AGTCGGCATTCTATGCTTTGAAAAGACTACAAACGAAGAAAAGAAAAGTGGTAGATCGTCGAGCGTCCAAAAGCCGAAAAATCAG GTATCATGTTCATGAAAAGATTGTCAATTTCATGGCTCCTGAACCCATGGAGCTCCCTCCGATGGCTCCCAAGTTATTTGATAATTTGTTCGGGTTGAAGACTCCGAAATCTACGCCTGTTGCATAG